The nucleotide sequence GCGTGGTTTGGTTTAAAGTATCTATTTACCTTCTGCAATAACTGTTGAATCAAACATTTTTCCCCTTGAATCCACATAATTGACCAACCTTACAAGAAATTTACACTATGGAGTAATTGTTATTTTCCCGCCTTCCCTACAAATATATTAACTACTCTCATCGTAATCAATACACCAAGTTCAATTCCAGCCACcatagaaaactaaaaatagtaCCCCAAAAATATTACCACATTAAAATTAACGTGTACAGGAACTCTATTAGGGTTCGTATACCATCGATAAACCGAATTGACCATAGGCATGCAGACCCTTTATGTgtcaataaaagataaaaaaaattttagggAATGGATGGATCCCATATCCAGTGTTATGGAATATTTAGGGAGATCAAATTTGTGACGAAACAGCTTAACCAGTAGAAACAAAACAAATCAGTGTCCGAGTGCTTAACCAGTAAACAACCGGCAAACGTTGTAAACCAAACATCTTATAAACAAGCACACATAGAAATCCTCAATTACAAACCGCTAGCTAGAAAACCAAGTACTATATCTTCAATTTCAGGAAACATCATAACAAATATAAATAACGGATTCAGCACCAATTAACATCCATAGTATCATAAATATAAATTCTAAATAATCATGAAGCAAGACAATTGAGTATCATCACCAAAGTATCACATTGAAAACATCATAACAATTGTTCGTTTCACATAAATAGCAAACCAAAAAGATAACAGATCCAttgtgaaatgaaaattaaacGAGTTGAAAACTGATAATGAGTTACAATCTTCGAATGTCATAGATTGTACTACAAATCTAAAACCCACTACAAAACTAGAATGGGAGAGGAAGATAGTTCCACCTTAGAACCCTAGTTTGGTGCGGCGCCAGTGCCTGCGCTTCGCATTATACCTGAAAAAACACACAGATACAACAATCAGTATTTCCGAGATTCTGATGAAgaaattaacaaataaatttGAACGAAACGAAAAATAGGAACCTGATTGTATTATCCGTCCTCATGCGGATCCAGTAAGGAATAGGCCTGTTCTGCCTCATCTTCTTGGCCAACTTCTTCTTGATCCTAAAAGTCTTGTGTGAAGGCTGCACAGTAAATTAAGAACCATCAAACATTGAATCAAACAGAAGAGCCAGAAGCTTGCTAGAACTACAACACAGGAAAGAAGAACTATTGTCTTTTACCATTTTTCAGCGCCGATTATGGAACACGATGTGCTGCTCTGAACCTTCCTGGCGACGAAACCCTAATGAATTTGGTGGCAGCTGCAGAGGTATTTATAGTATAGAGAATGTTATAGGCCCATCTTGAATTGGCTACTGTTTGGGCCCTGGAGTCCATTGTTGGGCTTAGTTAAATGTACGAGGCTTTTCTTTGTAGAGTACTAGCCCAGtccaaaataaataaatgttCTAGCGAAATAAAAAACTAACTGAGATTAATTTATGAAGTTTTCAATCAAGGTGGATAAATTTTTATTTAGTAAGGTCAATAAGAAACTACCATTTTAtgcaaataaattattatttatcttatttttgcAGCTGATTTTTTTTCTAGTGATTAagtattattataataaaaaatatggaaaaaaaatGTTCACACTGAAATTTATTTACTATTTTACCACAACCTCTTCATGAATAGCAGACATTCTCAACTTAAACcaaaaataaacaaatattcaTAACCTCTTATTGTATGACACTTCAAAGTCTAAACAATAGAAAGATTATTTTGAGACATTTTTGTCAAATGTTATGCATATTTTTGTACTAAATTAATAATGATTTACCTATTTAATTCCATTAAATTGAAAGTTGCATTTCAGAGAGAAAATTCATTAAGGAGGTAAGGTAATTTATTTTCTATAATGAAATAATgatcattttatttaattaaagttatagttttttttttataaataacaaGGAGAGTGTTTagaaaaaactaaacaaaaattattttagaaaaatagtcTTAATAGAGTcaatatgaaaaaataaaataacacaagaaagaagaaagaaaaataaatgatatcCTAATTAAATATATGAGAAAGAATTTGAATGGTATGATAAGAGTTAGATATTGAAAACGTGACGGTGAATAGTTGGAAATTCACGCGGAGTAGGTTATATTAGGTTATAGGTTATAAaggttaatttaaaaatttttacaaaattttaggGTTGGAATAATtttgtcaataattttttttttaatatctaaaattagttttattttttggtaTTTAAATGTGTAAGTGTTGTTAATATTTATGGatataaatgataatttatttattctaataataataataataatttgtggATATGAGATTTAATCTTAACTCTCATCCAAGTGATGTAACAGAACCTGTGTTGATCATGcggatttaaaattaaattttaaaagaaaaagtgattgCATTTTTCCGAAGCAATAAAACCTTGGTTAAACCTTGATCTGCGATGCTTCTTCCATCGTCTTCACGCTCGCCATTACTCTGCAAATAAGAGGTTTATGAGACACTCGCAACAGTTTCGAAGGATTTCGAATCGAATCAATTAGATTTCAATCGCCGATTTTAACTGTTTGTGATTGCACATTTTGCGAAGATGCCTCGCCCCAAGAGAAAAGCGGCCGTACCAACCAGATCTTCTGATGCTGATTCTTCTGCTCGTCCTGGTTCGTATTTGTGCTTCCGTTTATCCTCATTGCTTCccgcgaaaaaaaaaaaacatcataaaCTTCACTAGCTGAAAACAAGAAGTTCACATTAACAATTTTTTAATTGCTGGGTCTGTGAACAAGTGCTGTTGTTAAGGAATTTCGGTTTTTCCTTGCTCCTTGATTGATTTCAAATCTTAATATCTTGTTTTTGTTGAACACGAACTGTTTGTGTTTATGCGCATTAAACCCTTCAATATTTAAAGAGTTAATGAGAAATAAGCTTTTTTCTTCCATATATAATTGAAAAGGCTTTTTCTTGGTGTTGTGATCCTGTAATAATTGAGACACATGTTATGAATGTTAAATGCATAAGTTGCTGATAGTGTTAAGTGGGAAATAAGTAGATATAGTTGTGGCTAATAGTACATCGAGTTAGATGTAATTTaaggaggaaaaaaaaaaacaaaataacaaaagcaaagagtagaagaagaactGCATTACTGCATCCAAGGTAAATCATACTGGTTCTGCTTCGCTGCTGATTTTGAGTATCAttataaaaaagaataataataaaataaaataaaataaaggtgtTCAGAAAGTATGCCTCAATATGTAACAATATGTGTTGTCCTGAACAATTAGGCTTTGGTTATAACTTGTAAATGACTGTTTATAGCTTTCCTAAAATATGAAAACTTTCTTTTCATCTTCCTTTTTCTCCCCCTTGTAATATCTGCTATCTTCTTGCTGAGTTCTGGTGGTAATTATTTCATTTCATGTTATTATTCAGAACCAAAGAAGCCAAGGGGAAACCAATTTAATCGGATTGATCAACTGTTTGAATCATACGTGAATAAGACGCTGGGATTGATTGAGTAAGTATTTAGATGTTGAAATCATGCCTGCTGCCCTGCTCCCATCTTCCCTGCACCTGCATTTGCTGTTATTTGGTTCGTAGCCGAGAATTTGGCATGACTATGTAtgaattattttcaattttttttttacttaaaacTTTTCTTGTTTTACTAGCCATGTGCTCCTTTAGTGATTGTAGTTTGCAAAATTTTGTCCTATACTCGGCAAATAACTGATTGGTGGGAATTAGCATTTAGCATTAGAGGAAATGGTTTTGCATGAATGCTTGTTCATGTTTGACAATTTGTGCCTCCATCCTGGTTCAAGTTGATGCAACTCTTAATACAATGCTGTGTACTTTGGTTTGTCAGTCCAGAAGGAATTGAAGCACTTTGTAATGATGTGAATGTGAACCATACAGATGTTAGAATGCTGATATTTGCTTGGTACGTGACTGATGATGAATAAGTTTCTTCTTTACCTCTATCTAACTGACCTTTTTAACATTAATAAATATATGATTGTCTCAGGAAAATGAAAGCTGAAAAACAAGGTTATTTTTCCAAGGTAAGTAGAGGGAAGTATGGATTTACATTGATAATTTAATTACACTGCAGAAAACATTGAGATTTGCAACATGCATTATTAATTCCTAACTGTCAATTAAGCTAAATGATTTATTTTAAACCATTAACTTTGTGAAATATTTATATGCATAATCCTTGAGATGCCCTTCAATATTGGAGCCATCATGAGTTTTATTCTAAAATGTTTGTGAATCTAACAGTCagagtttttttcttttctttttttttttttaaagaaaaggaaaaaaacttATATATTTTGACAATCCTGTTATATTTGGTTGTCAAAGTTTAGATTTTCTGTGTGAAAGCACAACACTATGCAGCTTAATGCCATGG is from Arachis ipaensis cultivar K30076 chromosome B01, Araip1.1, whole genome shotgun sequence and encodes:
- the LOC107620327 gene encoding 60S ribosomal protein L39; protein product: MPSHKTFRIKKKLAKKMRQNRPIPYWIRMRTDNTIRYNAKRRHWRRTKLGF